The Meriones unguiculatus strain TT.TT164.6M chromosome 1, Bangor_MerUng_6.1, whole genome shotgun sequence genome has a segment encoding these proteins:
- the LOC110564597 gene encoding olfactory receptor 10V1-like, with protein sequence MEEGNGTGMVLFHFRPFSKLPEVQMLIFVVFLMMYLVSLGGNLSIVLTIWINRCLHTPMYFFLANLASLEIFYSSTIAPLTLASILSTERTVVSLAGCGAQMFFFIFLGSADCILLAVMAYDRFVAICHPLRYSLIMSWHLCVQLALGSLLLGFILAMQLTVLIFRLPFCSSKEISLFYCDVLPVMRLACADTRVHEATLFVVSVIVLTIPFLLITVSYVFIVDAILKIHSAEGRHKAFSTCSSHLTVVLLQYGCTSLIYLCPSSSYSPERGQVVSVVYTFITPMLNPLIYSMRNRELKDALRKAVMRFLLLEKQ encoded by the coding sequence ATGGAGGAAGGTAATGGGACTGGGATGGTCCTCTTCCACTTCCGCCCCTTCTCCAAACTCCCTGAGGTGCAGATGCTGATCTTTGTGGTCTTTCTCATGATGTACCTGGTCAGCCTGGGAGGAAACCTGTCCATCGTCCTCACCATCTGGATCAACCGGTGTCTCCAcacccccatgtacttcttcctggcAAACCTGGCTAGCCTGGAGATCTTCTATTCTTCTACCATAGCCCCCCTGACTCTGGCCAGCATCCTGTCCACAGAGAGGACTGTGGTCTCCCTGGCAGGCTGTGGGGCCCAGAtgttcttcttcatcttcctggGCAGCGCTGACTGTATCCTGCTGGCTGTCATGGCCTATGACCGGTTTGTGGCCATCTGTCACCCTCTGCGCTATAGCCTGATCATGAGCTGGCACTTGTGTGTCCAGCTGGCCCTGGGgtccctgctgctgggtttcatCTTGGCCATGCAGTTGACTGTGCTCATCTTCAGACTGCCTTTCTGCAGCAGCAAGGAAATCAGCTTGTTCTACTGTGATGTCCTCCCTGTCATGAGACTGGCCTGTGCAGACACCCGTGTCCACGAGGCCACTCTGTTTGTGGTCAGTGTCATCGTCCTCACCATCCCTTTCCTCCTCATCACTGTCTCCTATGTCTTCATTGTGGATGCCATCCTGAAGATCCATTCAGCTGAGGGCAGGCACAAAGCCTTCTCTACTTGCTCCTCCCACCTGACTGTGGTCCTCCTGCAGTATGGATGCACAAGTCTCATCTACCTGTGTCCCAGCTCCAGCTATTCTCCTGAGCGGGGCCAGGTAGTGTCTGTGGTTTACACATTCATCACCCCTATGCTGAATCCTTTGATCTACAGCATGAGGAACAGAGAGCTCAAGGATGCTTTGAGGAAGGCAGTCATGAGGTTCCTCCTGCTTGAAAAACAGTGA